One Microcaecilia unicolor chromosome 4, aMicUni1.1, whole genome shotgun sequence genomic region harbors:
- the LOC115467965 gene encoding uncharacterized protein C11orf96 homolog, producing the protein MMANKQAEVLGTCCNYQELPTHCVYITEEFPQPIQAKTPRGKLRRPRHCRLQTQPITFDEIQEVEEEGISPTEEEKAKKSFLQSLEGLRRSTQTMHLQRDKFISCKISHSLDSSDSDSAL; encoded by the coding sequence ATGATGGCAAACAAGCAGGCAGAGGTACTGGGGACCTGCTGTAACTACCAGGAGCTGCCGACTCACTGTGTCTACATCACTGAGGAGTTCCCCCAGCCCATCCAAGCCAAGACGCCCAGAGGCAAGCTGAGGAGACCCAGGCACTGCAGACTTCAAACCCAGCCAATCACCTTTGATGAGATCCAGGAGGTAGAAGAGGAAGGGATTTCTCCTACAGAGGAGGAGAAAGCCAAGAAATCCTTCCTGCAGTCTCTGGAGGGGCTGAGGAGAAGTACCCAGACCATGCACCTGCAAAGAGATAAATTCATCAGCTGTAAAATAAGTCACAGCCTGGATTCCAGTGACTCAGATTCTGCTCTCTAG
- the LOC115469640 gene encoding uncharacterized protein C11orf96 homolog has translation MVTKQTEVLGTCCSYQELPTHCIYITEEFPRPIQAKAPRGKLRRPSESWLQSHSVTFDEIQEVEEEGVSPTEEEKAKKSFLQSLEDLRRSTQNLQREKLISCKMSNSLDFSDSDSGI, from the coding sequence ATGGTAACCAAGCAGACTGAGGTACTGGGGACCTGCTGTAGCTACCAGGAGCTCCCAACTCACTGTATCTATATCACTGAGGAGTTCCCTCGGCCCATCCAAGCCAAGGCACCCAGAGGAAAGCTGAGGAGACCCAGTGAGTCCTGGCTTCAGTCCCATTCAGTTACCTTCGATGAGATccaggaggtggaggaggaaggggtttcCCCCACAGAGGAGGAGAAAGCCAAGAAATCCTTCCTGCAGTCTCTGGAGGATCTGAGGAGAAGCACCCAAAACCTGCAAAGAGAGAAACTCATCAGCTGTAAAATGAGTAACAGCCTGGACTTCAGTGACTCCGATTCTGGTATCTGA
- the LOC115467966 gene encoding uncharacterized protein C11orf96 homolog, with product MMVTKQAEVLGTCCSHQELPTHGVYITEEFPRPIQAKAPRGKLRRPSESWLQPHSVTFDEIQEVEEEGVSPTEEEKAKKSFLQSLEGLRRSTQNLHLQREKFISCKTSHSLDSSDSDSALVTLGLSHRERQ from the coding sequence ATGATGGTAACCAAGCAGGCTGAGGTACTGGGGACCTGTTGCAGCCACCAGGAGCTGCCAACTCACGGTGTCTACATCACTGAGGAATTCCCTCGGCCCATCCAAGCCAAGGCACCCAGAGGCAAGCTGAGGAGACCCAGTGAGTCCTGGCTTCAGCCTCATTCAGTCACCTTTGATGAGATccaggaggtggaggaggaaggggtttcCCCCACAGAGGAGGAGAAAGCCAAGAAATCCTTCCTGCAGTCTCTAGAGGGTCTGAGGAGaagcacccaaaacctgcacctgcAAAGAGAGAAATTCATCAGCTGTAAAACGAGTCACAGTCTGGACTCCAGTGACTCTGATTCTGCTCTAGTGACCCTCGGTCTGTCACACAGAGAAAGGCAATAG
- the LOC115467967 gene encoding uncharacterized protein C11orf96 homolog — protein MMVTKQAEVLGTCCSYQELPTHCIYITEEFPRPIQAKAPRGKLRRPSESWYQSHSVTFDEIQEVEEEGVSPTEEEKAKKAFLQSLEDLRRSTQNLHLQREKFIRCKMSDSPDSSDSDSGI, from the coding sequence ATGATGGTAACCAAGCAGGCTGAGGTACTGGGGACCTGCTGCAGCTACCAGGAGCTGCCAACTCACTGCATCTACATCACTGAGGAGTTCCCTCGGCCCATCCAAGCCAAGGCACCCAGAGGCAAGCTGAGGAGACCCAGTGAGTCCTGGTATCAGTCCCATTCAGTCACCTTCGATGAGATccaggaggtggaggaggaaggggtttcCCCCACAGAGGAGGAGAAAGCCAAGAAAGCCTTCCTGCAGTCTCTGGAGGATCTGAGGAGAAGCACCCAAAATCTGCACCTGCAGAGAGAGAAATTCATCAGGTGTAAAATGAGTGACAGCCCGGACTCCAGTGACTCCGATTCTGGTATCTGA